Genomic DNA from Bemisia tabaci chromosome 2, PGI_BMITA_v3:
TCCTGCTGTGCCCGGATATTCTCTTGAGTCTCCGGCGAGAGGGTTGTCGTTGGTGGCTGGGGTTGGGCTGGTTCTTCGGCCGGCACGCCGCCTTGCTGTTCAGCTGCGAATTGGGCTAGGCTCCTGCAATTTCAAAACAATGGGTCATTGGTCAACTACGCCAAAAagattcacagaaaatttaaatgggcCACTatacaaggtacgaagttaagcattctgatacatgtttctaaaccagaCTTCCGCGTACAACACGATTCTCGCATCAAAAATTGCTGAAACCTACTCctgactaagatattaacgttttaattttacattgattttgggaaatttgaattgcccagtcACGAGGAGCACAATTCTccacttgagtcaaatcgcgcgctgcaacggttttggcaggctcctCGATCAAAGATTGTTCGTTTCCCACCCTTCATTGTTCAAAGTATAaacaatttgctgtagctgagccaaagcgtcaagattgaggttgccatattttcgaaTTGCAGGGGCTGCCACGGTAACGTTCAGTTTGCAATCTGACGCACGTagaccattgtgttttcatgagcgggaggtttgaattcacgcgccAAGAAACatcaatatcttggttaggaatcaatttatgtaatttttgttgcatgagtcgtgttctacgttgaattttggttaagaaacatgtatcagaatgcttaccttcgtaccatgtctagtggtccattaaatcgcaactaattttctttaaaagcaaaacaaaaatatggaaCAATAAAACGACAGAagtggtttgcaacgtcgcaatgaAGAGGTGCGCATTTTCTGACCTAAGCCATATTAACGTACGAGGGGCTtgaaagacaaggcgcataagtgcagtttttgaaaaaattgagatattaattattttaagtaaatcTAATCTTAATGcggctgcgataggattgcgcgaatgccccctTTCTTATCTTTTtggattgcgcgaatttttctggtactgaGAACTCACATGTTTGggcgaatattcaatattcaaagaGGAAGCGATAATCGGGCAACTTTGGTGGTTTGTGGTAGATAACTACATCACggaagactgttcattccctCCTCGCGTATGGACACgtctctcttcgatggatagTCCTCGCAGCACGAATAGCCCGGAGAGCTTTCATACACATTTAAAAAGGGAACAAGGGGCCTGTGGCTGCCAAGTGGCCGCCAACCACtgacaaaaacttaaaaaatcgcagaaaaacCATGTCCAAGTCTTTTAAGAGATGATTGGATTCAAAATCCGACGGGTGCATccgaaagaaagcgtattttaatctctgattgcaacgttatgtaccacttttatgttttatttttaatatattcttTTAAAGATCTACACACAGTttgtctgaaaagtttccgcgaatttaaaatgatctCAAATTAAAGTATCGAAAATGTATACACAATGTTTCCgttcgttttattttcttttaatgtaacaaaaaaaaaaaaattaaataccatGCATCCGTGTTTCTGAATAGTTATATAATgaggaaatatatttttcctttaattgtggtaaaaactgGAACAGAAAGTAAGAATGATAACGCGCGtacgcagtcctacagcattcaTCCAGTTTTGTATGCGCTAAtctgcgtttcacgccaactgatcGACTGCACTGcggttggcgcaatgcgggaagtattcatgcagtcttgtaggcgctaatatgggctttaCGCCGACCgctctgtttggcgcaatgcgtgaagtattcctacagcaTTGCAGGCATTAATTTACgtacgccggccgcactgtgttctGCCTCGGAATAATGCTGTATATTTTACTATGAGCCCACTCAGGGAATGCAAAAAGTACACGTTAATTACGGGATTAATttactcgattttgaaaatgacaaaaaattactcACCCAAAATATTGTTGTTGTAGCGCGTCAGGACCAGATGAATATTGTTGCGCACCGTAATCTAGGTAGTCAGTGGGTGCTCGCTGGTAAACAtatggaaaatatgaaaaaatagaCGGTAAATTGAGTAAATTGTTCTTATGCGAACTATTCCTTTAGTTTGGGGCACTAAACCTAAAGATAATTATCATTGCATTGGGTAGCGTAAGATGTGAAAATCTCGTGTTGAATCAAgtcatttgtttaaaaaatgtcattacGATTCTAAAAATATAATACATTATATTATTAATGCCAAAAAATTAGCCACGTGTTCTACAATGCTAGCCATATTTTAATGGGTTACgcttgtcacagaatcgtgttttcatgATTACACATACTGATACAGATCATAGATCCGCAAAAAGTAATAAGATCATGCGACTGTTGGAGTGAAGAATTGTAGAAAATGAGATATGATATGCACGCTCTGCAGCCCGAGACAAGATACACAACAAGCAAACAAATTATACAGCGGGTAACAGGGCTAATTTTCACGAATAAAATCGAGACGTTTCGGCTAAAAACTCAGagttttaccatttttttaatgttttatccaactgaggaatgctgagttttcagccgaaacgttttggttttattcgtgaaaattagccttgttacccgctatATAATTTGTTATATTGTTGTGTATCGTAGAGAGGAAACCTATATAGTTTTAAGCGCATTTTGCCCCCATCTGTGAACGTGAGGAAATTGCATTCAGGGGGAAGAATGATTCGCTCTTAGAGAGCTGGCGATACTCTGAATCTAAAGGTCTAACCTAAAGATCAACGTCTGAGGGTTTTTTATAGTACCTGTTGTGTTTGGAGGAGGGTAGTGGGGAATTTAGGGCTGAGCTGGCGGGCTCCCCTACCCCCGTATCCCGGCCGAGGGGCGACCGTGGGGTTTGCTCCTCGGGCCTCATGAGGCTCCTGGTCCTGCACGGCGAAATGGTTGACCTGATAGGAGATAGTTGACTGTCGTTTGAAGCGGGTCTGCGCGGACCTAGGCCCTGGTTGACTTGTAACTGCGTCCGCGTTCAACACGAACAGGGCCATCTCCTCCCCCAAACAAGCGGCACTCAAACCTGCTAcaacaaaacattttaaaattaggagGGTAAGAAGAGTAAAGGAGTGGATAACATCGAAGGGAATAGACTGAAAGTCTTGACTGGATAAACATTAAATGGAAAACCGAGTGTCACTTACGACCTTcttgagaaagaaaaataagtccTTTTCCTCTACCGACGACTAGGAAATAGCCCGATTTGTCAAGATCTCAAGCATCGAGTACATACAAATCACCAATGAAAAAAGATTCGGCGagccaataaaaaaaaagactcgGTTTCACAAAGTATCATGCTAAAGTTGAAATTATTTGCAAGTCTGACGGGCAATTTCAAAGTCCGCGATATATCGAAAACTCGAGACATCGCAGATTgatctatacagggtgatccaaaagtcccttccaccccctctaactttttacctaattcaggtaaagatttgaaacttgggggatattcctaggtcaaagggagctactttttggcccccctaaaattttcaggggggcccccctcgggggggcaacggcccccaactttaaattttcaaatgggaagaccccctttgtgatagctcgttcgaaagagcataaaaaaagaaaacttttcgcgcaaacacgaagtcaatatctcaaaccgtttcaaaatggcggctggttaaagttcaaaatggccgaaaattcacaccggttatttgttgatgaatttgcgcgaaaatcggtatgtaggggtattttgacacgagaaaaacgaatttgacgttagattttcaaaaaaaccaaaatttccaaaatggccgccggttaaagtttaaaatggccgaaaattgtcacctcggttttttcctgatggatttgcctaaaacttggaatttgagagtatattggcataagataaacaaatttgaacttagatttataaaaaaatcaatttttggtcattttgaactttaaccggcggccattttggaaatttcggtttttttgaaaatctaacgtcaaattcgtttttctcgtgtcaaaatacccctacataccgattttcgcgcaaatccatcaacaaaaaaccggtgtgaattttcggccattttgaactttaaccggccgccattttgaaacggtttgagatattgacttcgtgtttgcgcgaaaagttttctttttttatgttctttcgaacgagctatcacaaagggggtcttcccatttgaaaatttaaagttgggggccgttgcccccccgaGGGGgaccccctgaaaattttaggggggccaaaaagtagctccctttgacctaggaatatcccccaagtttcaaatctttacctgaattaggtaaaaagttagagggggtggaagggacttttggatcaccctgtataaccgATGTCCCTATACATTCATTTGCGATAGCAtgtctttttttgaaaacatcaCCGCAAAAGATTTACACATGTAACCCATTATCAAAACTGGTGAAACTACCGGGAATTTACAACAGTTTATAGGTTGACCGGTGAATGGTTATTCT
This window encodes:
- the LOC109039533 gene encoding uncharacterized protein codes for the protein MVGELSGASLDGYALMRTGLSAACLGEEMALFVLNADAVTSQPGPRSAQTRFKRQSTISYQVNHFAVQDQEPHEARGANPTVAPRPGYGGRGARQLSPKFPTTLLQTQQRAPTDYLDYGAQQYSSGPDALQQQYFGSLAQFAAEQQGGVPAEEPAQPQPPTTTLSPETQENIRAQQEYKDRHIKEQERLALGVRRPAPGPAPGGQAPAGPFDDGPNPTIQFVSAGGAPLIQPQQQFAQYDYAQDATGSDAQYYPAPAPAPGPGRPLFTSAENSGKSTFTKRLG